ACCTAATATACATTACCAAGAATCATACAGTTCAATAGTGTTACATGTATATCTGGGATTATAGTGTACCTCAAGAAAAACAACCAgcaacaaaatcaaaacccattaaaaagaaaatgaagtccAAGATTATGAGAATGTGATGAACTTGATCTTTCATCTTTTgaggggaaaaagaagaagagagagccCGTTCGCAACCCAAATGGAGGAAGTAAGTAACATTCTAATCTTGATAAGAGATATGTAGGTGCCAAAACCATGAATAGAGTAATGAAGTCCagtatttacaaaaaaaaaattgtacaaaaaatctAGACTTGGAAATTGGAAAGCAAACGCCTTATCTATGAGAATAAGTTTCCGAGATTAATTGGACCATAACCTCTCATTGCAATGCAatgaaaatttctaaaataactATATAAACCCAGAATCCAAGTGGGATTTCTATTTTCTACAGCCAAATACACTAGAAAAAAGTCTTTAACTTTAAGAAAGCAAACAAAGACAGAGTACcgaacaacaaaaccaaaagaaccCAAAGCAACCTGGTCGCCGATTTTCCAGCGGGAAACGCTTTTTCCGACGGCTAGGATGGTCCCGGAGCACTCGATGCCCAGGTAGGGACTCGCACCCTCAGGAGGAGGTGGGTGCGAGCCTTTCCGCCGAAAGGTATCGGCTCGGTTCAGCGCGGCGGCCTCGACCCTGATCAGAACGTCGTCTTCTCGTTGAAGTTCAGGATCCTCCACCTCTTGCAGTTGGAGCACTTCTGGGCCTCCCGGAGCGCTTATCACTATGGCCTTCATTGTCGACTGGTGAGGGAGAGCGAAGAGACTGCTTCGCTGGTTCCACTTGCGGAAACGACAAGTCGTTCGTTTGCCGATACGAAACTCATTTTCGCACTTTAGCTAGCCTGATCtaataatgttttgtgttaaaaatatgaaattaaataaaagagaaattgtgaaagggagaagagagaagaaatacATAAAGTTTACATCCACTATTACAATGTTTAATGGAATGATAtattttagaacaaaaagaagaagaagaaggaatgatATGTTTATTATGTTGATTTAATTCAATTTGGATTACAATAGGATGTGATTTTGAtgtaataatataacattgaacgataatttttttttttttttggtaagatgCACCTAAATCATTGTGGTATGAtgatgcaattttattttatttaatttcttttaatttactttcttatagttttaatttatctAATCAATTATTTAACTCTCGCTCGAGTGGACAGGTGCGATGTTCAAATCAGGAATTCTCTCAATCCCTTGCACGGCTCTCAATCGAGTGAATATGTGTAGTGCTCATAATTGAGAATTGGGTCGAACGAGTTTGAAGTAAAATGTTTCTTTAAGTGCATTGCTTCTAATATTCAACCCAAATTGTAACCTAGTTATATAAGCCTTGCTTTGCTCAATTTTTTAGAAGTAGTTGTTCTTTGACAATAGAGAGAATTTTTTTGgtttgcgatttttttttttttttagtattcttttcaatttttttttcaaaattacggatagttaaaaaaaaaatagagacatTATGTTTGAAATGATGTTTAGATGATAgttgttttagaaaaaaaaaaaatagagttagAAATGATTCCCAAACATCCCCTAAACATGATCATGAATTCCCAAACATTCCCAAACATCCAAAGGGGATAGCCATCCCCAAAAGGGATGATCGTGAATTGCAAAAGTTACCGGCAGTCATCATGTACCAAACTTGGCTTGCAAGAAATCAGCTTATCCTGAAAGTAATCAAGCCAGAGGTCCTACTACACTGAAGCAGATTACTTTTATTGCAAGaacccattttttcttttggatccCTGGGATCCAGTTACTGTTATTTGAAGActaaaatttttcatatatatatatatatatatatataaaatataatatataattttgccattcaaataaaattaacttAAATTGGAGACGATCcttatccctattttttttgttttaaagatATCTAAACATGCAAACTTTCGAGCACGTTAGATTGCTAAGCGGAACGTTTTCaagggatagctcaatcggctgggaatTATGCTtcatgaagcgaaggtcactagttcgaattcttCCTCCCTCTTCTTGTttggacatgttaaaaaaaaaaaaaaattgttaagcgGAACCATTTTTCATCTAGTGTTTGGAGGCATTTACAATTTTACCCCTTTTTCATCTCTGGgtaactttttcttctttttgtattgctcgggaaaaaaaaattattggaataaataaaatattcattgataaaataaaaacatagaaTGTCAATATAAATGCCTTAAAACGTAGGTGCATTTTCCCCTAAAATATTACAGGCTTGTACGATAATCCATTGGTTCGGGGTCCGTAGAAAACGAAGGAAACGTGAATAGACAGACACCTCTTCACGCACCCCGGGCTGTCTCAGCCCGTTTCCGCTCCTGATGGCTGATACAGTCATGCAAGAAACGTGAATAGACAACACCTTACTTGACCCAACTGGGCTCTCTGAGCCCGTTTTAGCTCCTCCACAATCCACATACACTGATGCAAGTTTTCACCAAATTTGAAGCCTCAGTTTGTGACAAAGACCTTCAATTTGTGGCCCAAAGAAGAGGATCTGTAATTTCCTTCGCTGAATAGTTCAGAGAGTGACGTTTTTGGTCTTAATATCATATGTttgtaacttcttttttttttggctattgTTGGTAGAAATGGGTAGGAAGAAGCTGTTCTGGATTGGGAGGGCACTGGGTTTTCTACTATTGATACCAGGAATTCTGGGTTGGGGAAAGGAAGGCCATTATGCAGTTTGTAAGATAGCGGAGGTGAGCATATCCGTTATTAACTCTAAAAGactgttcattttttttaaaaaaaaatgttagttgATCCTGGAATGAATCAACATGTTGGATATAGATTATGAGAAAAAACCACatttgatagaaaaagaagacATTTTGACAAGATGGATTGGAAATTAGGCCGCAAATGATCAAACCCAGAGAATATTTTAGTTACTATTGATTCCGCCATCTTATAGTTATATTTGCAGCAAGAAATAGTTTATTAGGAGTCATCATATGAGAAGAGAGTTGTGATTTGTGGGCGTGCTGTAGTTTTTTGAGAGAATAGGAATTTGATGAATACTTGTGGCTTTTTCCAGGGACTTCTAACTGAGGATGCTCTAGCTGCTGTGAAGGAATTGCTTCCCGAGTCTGCTGGAGGTGATCTTGCGGCTGTTTGCTCTTGGCCTGATGAGATTCGCCATTACTACCACTGGCGATGGAGTGGCCCTTTGCATTATCTTGACACTCCAGATTTTTTGTGTAACTACAAATACTGCAGTAAGTTTGTCTTTAGGCTTACTTTTCACTGTTTGAAGATGCTATTCATTGCTCTTCACTAGCCCGTGTTAGTGTCATGAGTAGCCTGTGCTTCCTTATTTTGTTTGGTGCATAGCATATATACTGTAATAATTACAATTGATGATTCGTTTTGTAGCTTCCGTATTTCATTTGGTGCATAATATTGATACTCTAAATAATTACAAGTGATGATTCGTTTTGTAGGGCGCTTTTTTACAGTTGTGGGATTAGTACTAAGGTTCACCTAGGTCTTCAGGATGTGGCCCTAGATAGAGCTGAGTGATGTAAAAAAATCCATGTAACCCCAATTAGTAAGGAGTAAGgcttagttgagttgagttCACTTAGGTGATTGAGAACTGGAATCTTTTGACCCATTCTTTAGTCTCTTATATTCCTCGAAGATGCATCCTAGGGAAGTGGACAACTTGTTGTGGACTCCCTCTAGCAACCAGAAATTTACAGTGAAGAGTTATTATACTCTGTTACAGTCAGGTGAGCACAGTTCTTTCCCTTGGAGAAGTGTTTGGAAGGTCAAGGCGCCTCCTCGCGTTGCTTTCTTCTTGTGGACAGCAGCACTTGGTAGAATTCTCACGGTGGATACTCTTAAAAAGAGGGGCTTCACTTTAGCTAATTGGTGTTGTCTGTGTAAAACGAATGAGGAAACGACTAATCACCTTCTCATCCACTGCGAGTATACTTCGGCTCTCTGGCAATTGATCCTTAATCTTTTTGGAATctcgtgggttatgcctaaCAACATCCAAGAATTTCTTCATTGCTGGAAAGTACAAGGGAGGGGACCTCCCAAAGAGgctatctggaaagttattcctgccctcttaatgtggagcatttggagagaaatgaatcgTCGTATTTTTGAGGATAGTGAGATAAACGTGTTCTTTCTAAAATCTTCCTTTTTGAGATTTctcttggattggtgttatggGCTTGTGTTTGGGATCGGGTGAGGGGTTTATTGAGAGGTAAAGCTGCAGGATCAATGTCCCTGAGTTTACTTATGGTGGTTGAATAGAATAagatagtagggtattcgaggtacccttgCCTCCCAAGCAACTACaagaattgttttataaattccTGCTTCTTTTATTATGATTcaagacctctatatatagagattacaaTGCTGAATAGAAAATACTGAACCATATGGAAATAGTCCTAATTCTAAGGGGAATATAAGAATCCCTTATTCCTAGGAATTCTTTCTATAAAAGAACTTCCTTATTTAGCAAGAGTCCTATTCTAGTGGGAATTAGAATCCCTTATTAATAGGAAATTCTGTCCACAAAGGATGATTTCCTTTCTACAAAAAGTCGTGCTGTAAGAGCACTGACTTTTTCCTTTCATAGCCCCATAAGCCTCAGCCGCCACTTGTAGCTTCTTCATGAACCCTAGCTAGGTCTTCTTTTGCTTCCTTCACACGTTTGCCTCATCTAACTTAGGTACGTAACAGTTGGGTTCTTATTAATGTTCCTAACTTTGTCTCTAcaaatttggttgatttgattaGCTTTTTACATTGTAGCAACTTATAGGGTTGAGTCATATTGTATACTCTTTGTGTACATgggtttaaccctttttttctcaataagatctgaattattcatcaaaaagaaaaagttcacTTAGGTGGTCAGTAGGCTACTACCTTCATGTTCAATATTGCTGTTGATAATATGATTAACATGGAAAAGATGATCCTTGTCAAATCTACAGATCTTTCTACAATTTGAAGGATGCAAACATTCCAGTATCAGCTTTCTACACTCTTAGGCTTTGTATTTTACTGCCAAAAAGTAAATCATGAGCAGGATTTTGTTGATGCTGTTAAATCAATTGGTTACAATTATGATGGTTATTGAAATATTCCGAGTATTGCATGGGAAGATGAATGAGGTATATGTTGCGATCTGCAAGCCCAAGCATAGAAAATAACGTACTGGAGAAAACAGGCAATATAATTTCTGTTTTATGGTTGTATCCAAATCTACTTTACTGACAAAACATAatctaaaaattacttttaacaTAATTCTCAAGTGGAAATGCTCCTTTTATAGGAGACTGTCATGATTCTGCTGGACATAAAGATATGTGTGTAACTGGAGCAATTTACAACTATACAATGCAACTCGCATCGGCTTATCAAAAGACCAACTTAAGATTACAATGTAAGTGCCTTCAATCAGTAGGTCCGATGGTTGCACattaaataatatgataaaTTCTATAACTTGAATTCTATTTTGTCAATCACAGACAACTTAACGGAGGCACTTATGTTCTTATCACATTTCATTGGAGATGTCCATCAGGTTTGTTCTTCCTGCTGGCACTCAAAAACTTCAAGACAATTTGAAGATGCAAAGGATGCAGTggaaaaataattgtaattttaatgaACAATAGAATATTATATCtcaaatttatctttttgtcaaacaaaatttatttttgtcaatgaAGTTCTCTTCTAGAAATATTTCTATGGCAAACTGtggaaatttaaattttgtggtcataaaaaagtagaaaatcTTATTAGAAGAATGGTGtagatattttaataaaaaccaCTCTGATAGTGTGTTGCATAGGTTTATGAGATCTTTATATGATTTGGAAGAAGTAATAGTCCTCGTTGAAGAGGATAGACATACTTGCAACTAAATTCACAGTGATTATTTTTGAGCCCTACAAAACTAAATTTGTTGTAAGTTCATTAAAACTGTTCAGTAAATCTTGTTCTCAGTATTTTGCTTGTATTTGTATAATCCATCCAATACAATGTGTATACTTTCAATGTGATAATCTTTCTAGGAATATGCATATGTATAAGAAACATGGCTGCAGAATATGACATCACAACTAATTGCGCTCAACTACAGTAGTGATCAGTTAGCTGCCAGTTTCTTTTTTCCAGTTTTTTCTCCCCTTGGTGTGTACCTAAAGCTAAGTCTATAGATGTTTTGTAGTGAGGAAAATAAAATGTTCTCCTTTGATTCTAACTTCCTGTTTTTGATGGAAGCCTCTACATGTTGGTTTCACTGGAGATGAAGGTGGGAACACGATAGTGGTCCGATGGTACCGTCGGAAGTCAAATCTCCACCACGTAAGTCTTGATAGTCCTCCAAGCGTGTActgctctctctgtctctactTCTACTTGATAACGAGGTATTAGAGCAAATGAAATATGCATGAAACCTGACTAATACGCACAAGTTAGAATTTCATGCTTAAATTAAAGAAGCAGTTTACTTATGACAGGTTGCAACTGGATATTGTGAGACGTTCTATTCTAGATTAAATAAGTGTTTCCTTTTTAACCTCACTTTTACTATTATCAAGGATCTATGGGTCTTAATTGTTTTGGCTGATTTGAAGCACCATGTTGATGTAACTGACTATTCATGTCTGCTTCTGGTGTATCGGCCATCTCTTGtaagaatttgagagagaacaaGGATAGAGAAGAGGGTAGTGGGGGAGGGGCCCTCCATTGTGTAGCCCACTCCTACGGTTTCATCCCACGTGATAATACCTGTTGCACATGTGGCTTTGTATCTCCACAACTCAGCTGTgatcctattttttattttctttacttatcttaatttaaaataacttATTTATTGTCTAAgatcatgaagaagaaaaaaattgtctgCATTGAGAGAGTAAAAGATGTATAAGGATGTGGCTTTAGATGATTAGTTTTGTAATGCACATGACTCTCACATGCCAGTTCTCAGAAAATCTAAAATTTTGCTTTAGTCCATAACCACAATAAGGTTTAGTGTCACCTTTTAAAAGTTAGGGAGGTAATTTGTAATTAGGCTATAGCACGAGAAGGTAAGTGTAATATCCCCTTCAATAAAATTGGTTTTGTTCCAGGTATGGGATGACATGATCATTGATTCTGCGCTGAAGACATTCTATGGTTCAGATCTCGAAATCATGATAAAAGCCATTCAGAGGAACATTACAGTATGCTTTTCTTTGGACATACAGTCAATATATAAAGACTCTTGCTTATTATGCTTTTCATTGATTTTACTTCTTGTCTATAGGATGGTTGGTCAAATGATATAGCATTATGGGAAAACTGCGCAAACAATGACACAGTTTGTCCAAATCCGTAAGAACATGCCCTTACTCCTTTCTTGTTCCTTGGATGCTTTGTATCCATGTCTTTGTGTCTGCGATTATGGCTTTGAGATCTTGAATTGCTGACAGGCTTCATATGCACATTCACAAATAATATACCAAATCAACATAAATAACAATGAttagaaaatgtttttattttttatgcttccTTTTGTTATTTCATCATACCCATGCCAAACAATTTATTCATTCACCATTTGGTTGAGTAACTTGTAATAGGGTAAATATGAATAAGACTCCATGGCGAGAGTAGGGGAAGAGAATAAAGCAATGTTTGGTTATGGAAAACTGAAGGATCGAGTAGTACAATTGGTCTTAGTGTTTCCCActaatagaaagaaaaagaagggaggggagggagggagaCCCTAACAGTAAAAGGACAATATGAATAACTCGACAAGGGAAGAATTGGAATTGGATTAAATAAACGATGTTTGGTTATCAAAGTTAAGGGATAGTGTCGTGTACTTGGttgaaaatattccaatcataATAAGAAACCATTCAAATTAGCATGGAAgattaatttgtataaaattgaaATGAGAACATTCATGGATCACGTCGACATGCATGTCCAAGTTTTTCGTCTCggatagaagaaaagaaattgccTCCATTTATGTGTTATAAGTAGGGAATTACTTTGATTGGGTTGCTTCTAACTTTTCAGGTATGCTTCTGAAAGCATTAGTCTGGCGTGCAAGTTTGCATATAGGAATGCAACACCAGGAAGCACTCTGGGAGGTATTTACTCTTTTCTATTGAGATATTGGTCTTTTACAGTccattttttgggttttttattaatataaagaaATCAAGGCTGGACTTTTTATGGGACGCAAGGTTGCGCTGTATAATATCTTGCCTAGGTATGACTTGAACCCACTCGGAAAAACTCATCGCCAATATTATGGCCCCCAAAAAGTCTGCGAAGctccaatttttaaaaatctatGCATGTTTTCTCAACTTTAAAGGTATAATGACATCCAGATCAACTCAATAGAAATACTTGGGTAAAGTAAAAGAATGTGTTATCCCTCTTATACCCTAGA
This DNA window, taken from Alnus glutinosa chromosome 5, dhAlnGlut1.1, whole genome shotgun sequence, encodes the following:
- the LOC133869338 gene encoding endonuclease 4-like, with the translated sequence MGRKKLFWIGRALGFLLLIPGILGWGKEGHYAVCKIAEGLLTEDALAAVKELLPESAGGDLAAVCSWPDEIRHYYHWRWSGPLHYLDTPDFLCNYKYCRDCHDSAGHKDMCVTGAIYNYTMQLASAYQKTNLRLQYNLTEALMFLSHFIGDVHQPLHVGFTGDEGGNTIVVRWYRRKSNLHHVWDDMIIDSALKTFYGSDLEIMIKAIQRNITDGWSNDIALWENCANNDTVCPNPYASESISLACKFAYRNATPGSTLGDDYFLSRLPIVEKRLAQGGVRLAATLNRVFTSRRDIAQAR